The Clupea harengus chromosome 22, Ch_v2.0.2, whole genome shotgun sequence genomic sequence gtttttcagagtgtgtgttgataaacAAAGCGCCGTTTCTGTGTTTGGCATATTGTATAACACTTCTTCCCTGAAGATGAAAGTTGCAGTTTTTAGGGGATTACATCACTGCTCCTGCTGAGAGCTAACCCGGGGCGAAAATATGCTTGCAGTCAATGTCAATCCAATACCTGACTGTTATGTGCATTTTTCCCTATTTCATCACGAAAAAAAATGATGATGTGAGCCTTGGATGACctccagaaagaaaaaaacctgcTTGATCAACCTCTGGTTTAATACCAAAACAGAGAATTAGGCTAATCCTGGGTCCATAATCACACTTACAAACCTGAGTAGTATGAGAATACAGTATTTAGTGAGTTTAGAAACTAAGCACTTGGAGACAAAGGTGCATAGACATGTCATTACCAACAACAATCGGAATCAAATTTCATGAAACAGCATTTACTTTTGTTAAGTTATGGCAATGCTGCAAGTTTTTGAATGGGAAAATCTATGTATTCAAACACTGTTACTGTTCATTCACGTATTAAGTCCACCACCTCCTTCTCACCTCCTTCATCTCCAGGTGAACCTGCTTCAGGCCTCCAAGAACCTCCTCCAGGTCACCCATCACCCTCCGGATCTGTTCTCTCACGGAACCCTGACTCTTCTGTTGATTCACTGCTCCAGACTtactttccttctccttctgtccCTCCGACTCGTGTTCCCTCCTCCGCAGTCCGCGCACACTCTTGGGCCGACAGAAACCGGACTCCTCAGGGCCTCGTAACTTTGCCGGGGGAACCTCTGTGGGGAAGAACGTTCTTTGGCCCAGTGTTGGCCCATTACAAGTCCCATGCTCAGGGCTCGTCTGCCTGCTAAGTCTTTGGTGCTCGTAAGTATGTTCATGGCCATATGAGAGCACAGGACTGAGCGCTTGTTGGTACTGGCCGTTGTATCCACAAACAGGGTCTACAGCTATGAGGTCAGGCCTATGTCTGTCCCTCCAATAGTGGGCTcgcacacactcccagcagGGTTCCTTCATGCCACTGTGGACGACCTCCCTGCGTCTCGGATGACCCCTGAACTCTGGGGGAGGCTGGTGTGGTGCATGGCTGGCACTGAGAGGTCGTCTCTCGGGCGAGTAGCAGCACGGAGGTGATGGCAGcggtggcagcggtggcagcggtggcagAGGAGGCGTCCTCTCCCGCTCTGGCCGGACATCCCTACTGCACGCACAGTGCTCCCAGCAGGGCTCCACTGCCGGCCAGTTCCATCTCGGAGGGGGGATGTAACATGGATCCCACTCCTGCGGGAAGCGTGGTGTGCAGTCCCCCAACACAGCGCAGTGGTTCGGCCCTAAGTAAAAATCCACCCTCCTTTGCGTGTTCCTGGGCATAACatggccgccgccgccgccgccgccgccgccgtttCTCTCTAGTTCTTCCTCCCCACTTCCCCTTCTCATCAGCGAGGTGAATGGCCGTCTGGCTCGGGGCCCCTCCAGCACTgcacctccctcctcttcctccggcAAGGCCCGTGAGCGGGGCCCGTAGCGGCCCTCGGGCACAGGGGCACCGTTGGCGGGCGAGGGCCCATCGTGGGCGCAGAGGTGACCGTAGTGCTgagtagcagcagcagggtGGTGGAGCACGCAGCCAGATCCTGATCCCAGCACTGCGGCATTGTCGTCGGAGGTGCAGGAGGAGTGCATGCCAGGGGGAGTCCACTTTGACTCACAAAACAAGCAGCAgtaagagcagcagcaggaggaaggaggaggaacgGGGAGAGTGGGAGCgggagtagcagcagcagcagcttcctcctctctccagctcCCTGCGCTCCTGGCCCATTCACACGGCCTGTTTTTCTCATCCGCCACTCTGCTTTTacttccccccctctttctgcttgttttccctctctctctttcccactctctctctccctctctctctttccctctctctctctccctctctctctctttcccactctctctctccctctctctctttcccaatatctccctccctctaaccTCCTGTTAACATtcacctcccccctcttcctttctcctgtttcctttttctattctttccttttgttttcttttttccacccTTCTTTTCTCCCGCTCCCTGCTGCCTTCCTTGCAGGACTTtcctgacttctctctctctctctctctctctctctctctgcctgttgcCTGCTCTCCTACTATGgacctccctccacctcttctgcactcccccctctctttttctctccctctccccacctctcacTCGTTCTTTTTCTGTCGTTCATTCTATGCCTAagagttttttttcctgtatCCTTCCTTttgcctccctcctccccccttcctctacctctctctctctctttctctctctgcctgtcgctctttttcttcctctgttgCTCTCACCCTTCTTTTCACAGCTTTCCTCCACACTCAACAGaggaattctctctctttctcaccgaGCTGTTCCCCTCTGAGAAAGTCGCTGTTCTTTTCCTCGGGAGAGTAGGTCCAAGGAGTGTGTAGGATCGCGGTGAGTGGCTGCGTACCCATGTGAGtccagctctctgctctctctctagctctttcTCCACTGGCTCCCAGCTCTCGTTTCCCCTTCGCGAAAGCTCTGGCACTCTTCAATTAAACACTGCCCAGGAATCTACAGCCGAGACAGAGGACGAGGAGGTGGGGTTTCAGACAGGACCTAACATGAGCGAGCGggtgagcgagggagtgagcgaGTAGAGAGCCAGAGGaactgggagagaggaggaagagaaagaggggcgGGAAGGGGGGCGAGGCAAACCCCTCATGGAAAGGAGGGGAAGGGTGGAGTGGGAGGGTTAGGGGAGTGGGTTTCAAAATAACTTCTCTCGCTTCAACTGCCCGTGAGTAAGTGTGCTTGAGAGACTTCAGAGTGTGTCTGGGTGATACTGCACTGTTTTGATggacagtgcatgtgtgtgtgtgagcctagGGTTAGagtatctccctctctatgtatctcactctcatacacacacagacactctcactctttctttctcactccctctcttcctctctgtttttctatctctacctctctctccctctttcttttcccctccctctctcttgcttcctctcccccatcttATCCTCCCTCGTATAGCTGATATATTACAGCCAGCTGAGTGCCAAAGCACAGAGCCAAAACCTGAACCAGAATGCATACAGTAAGTGCTCTGTCTATCGTGCTCAAGAACACTCCCATATAGCTCAAATGAAAAACGATGGCAATCTGTTGTTTTAAATCCTGCCCAAGCCTTGCTAAGGAAGATAATGGCCACTTAGGAAATCAACGcgtatgttattttttttctccccacaaTATAAACTTGAGGCGGAGGTATTTACACTCATTGGGAGTgcgcacgcgcgcgtgtgtgtgtgtgtgtgtgtgtgtgtgtgtgtgtgtgtgtgtgtgatgctaacAGTCTGAACTGAGCTGAAGCTGCTGTAGACTCCAAGAAACTCTTAAAGTCAAGGAAGCTCAGTTCCTGAGAGCCTGTCGAACCTCCTCACGCATGACACTGAGTGAAAAGGACAGGGAGTAGGTATCTCTGAATGGGCGTGTAGCCAGAGCTGCTGCCAAGCACTTTTTAGttccacacatgctcactcacacactcgttcactctctcgtatgaatgtatacacacacatgcatgcacacacacaaccacatacacacacacacacacacacacacacacacacacacacatacacattcacgcacagagtcccagacacacacacacatacaaagcagcccacacacatactcatacacaggcccacacacacagacacaatcataacccacacgcatacacaaacctgtgcatacacacacacacccaagtaaCCGCAAAgccccacccacacatatacacacacacatgcatgctcacacacatacacaaaaccacaattacactcacgcatgcacacacaagcacacccaacaCATAGGAGAAacctactcatacacacacacacacacacacacacacacacacacacacacacacacacacacacacacacacacacacacacactatctgtaTATTCAGACCTTACATTCAATAGCTGTTTAAATGTAAAGGGCAGGCACTGACAGACTGACTTTTGCTAAGTTttcacaataatacacaagttGCAAtgaatgcatgagtgtgtttgtgtgtagaggtttgcgtgcgtgtgctgTACAGATGACAGTGTGTCTGCACTCTCCCACAGAAATTCTGAAAGATCTCCCTAGGGGCCCGTTTGcatcagtcctctctctctctctctctctctctctctctttccctctctctctcactatctatgTTTAGCTTGGATGATCCGCAGTCAGTTCGCTCTTTTTCTTGTATAATAATTGAATGTGAAACACATTTAGATTCAGGTACAGCCACTAACAGACACAAAGATGTGGATGCAGGTTCAGCCTCCTCATGCTGTCTTTCTTATTAGAGTAATTACTACCGACTGgacaacagtcacacagtccAGTGTCTTTCTTGGACATCTCCTCAGTTGAACCCAGGGTCCTTCGACTGTGGCAGGACACAAAGAAGCCACTACCCCTAAAGGGAAGTCATAGTGTCTTACACAGTCTTGGACTCTCTTTATGGACAGAATTAGCCTCTCTTGGTTCAGGCTATTTTCAGCTAATGgggatctctctttctctctctctctctcgctctttcgctctctctctctctttctcttttccatctaactctctcgctttctcattctctctctctctctctttttctcctgcaTAGATGATATGTGTTTTTAGGGTATGGACAGGGGGTTAAGAGTCTTTGATTCGATCATGTTTCTATGGAAACATTTATGTTTATGCAAATAAAAGATTTGTGATAGTATTCACTTAGATGATGCACGCATTTGCCAGCGAAGGCCATGGTCCATCGAAGGATAAGCCACTTTCTGGTCTGACTTCCTTTTAAAAGCACggccttcacctctctctctctttgtgtgtatcCCAAACCATTATCATGAAATAGAAATATAACGTGACattttaatatgtgtgtatatatactatatatatatatattaatatatattctATATCAGAATGATGTTTGCTCATCATGatgttgttttgattttgattACCATTTTGTTCCTTACTGCAGTGGCCAATGCATAAATATTCtatcattaacattttattgtttCTGATTGCGTGGGATTACATGGCCATTTCCCCCTGCATTAAGCTATTTCAGACTGGATGGTTGGCTGTGTGGACATAAGAGTAATAACGTcaaaacccacagacacacatgttgaTGAGAATGGCGCTAGAAACTGTGGTAATGACGGGGTGCATATGCTGACGTGTCGAGCTGCCATGGTGAGCAGAATCGGAAGGTTGTTGCCATGGCCGACAgtgaaaaaggaagagagaaaaaagaacgaAAAAAATTAAGGAAAAACACTAATTTTGCTCTCGCTCCATAGAGCCTCTATCATCCTGCCTCTCCTAAAGATAGAGAAGACAAGAAATGAATAAcgagagggggagggtgggagtgtgtgtgtgtgtgtgtgtgtgtgtatgagagagagagagagagaaagagaaagagaaaaagaaagagagagagagaataagagtgtaagggggacagaaggagagattCCACCTTCTACTTGATAAAAAAAGAGGGCTTTTTTCATTGCTGCCTTGTCATTATTGTGACATACGACAGGAGCACACAAGGACACTGCAGTGCAATAAGAAAAGAGAATATTTCAGTTGTGTGGGGGATGGTCCCTTAGCTTCCTATTTTACATTGAAAGAGCCAACAAAATACAGTTAAATAGCAGCATACACATTAATAATGACAAGATAATAGTATAatttattatttctttgttcACGTTCATGATTAACATGGCAAAGAGAACCCAAGTCCTCAAAATAAGGAGATAATTGCAATAGTACTTATATGAAATGTACCTATAACACATGTATGAGGCTTATATAATAATAGAATACAATTATGTGGTCCAGTTTTAATCAAAAGTGTAATTTGCAAATTAGCGTGCATTATGTTATATATGGGGAATATTAAACAGCCGTCAATATGGTTAGTCATTACCAGACAAAATGACATtgataaaatgaataaatgaagtaATGGGAAAaaacttctttctctctggggAATCACTTAGTTGTATCCTTCAGACCCAGCCTCTGAAAATGGACCATATGGTTCTGACCTGGAAAAAAAGTTTCAAGCTTGTGACCTTTGTCACAGATTGTCAATGCAGCAAGAGACTGTGGCACCACAGACAGGCCCAAGAGACTGTGGCACCACAGACAGGCCCAAGAGACTCTGGCACCACAGACAGGCCCAAGAGACTCTGGCACCACAGACAGGCCCAAGGAAGACTGTGGCACCACAGACAGGCCCAAGGAAGACTGTGGCACCACAGACAGGCCCAAGAGACTGTGGTGCCACAGACAGGCCCAAGGAAGACTGTGGCACCACAGACAGGCCCAAGAGACTGTGGCAGCACAGACAGGCCCAAGAGACTGTGGCACCACAGACAGGCCCAAGGAAGACTGTTCTGATATTCACACTGGGGTGGCTTCTGTTCAAATTGGGGTGGAATCTGATTTTCATCATCACTTGATCTTGCATTGTAGTCATTCAGCTGACAAAATGAAGTAATTCTAGCACCAAATGGGTCTGTAATTCCCAAATACACCCCTTTCAATTTGACTGAGCGTGAACATTTTCCATGCACAATTTGTTTTATGTTCAACTTTTAAAGTAATATACCCGTGCACTTGAGAACACAAACCTATAGACTCTAACTCTTCATCCTTCTTGATACACTATCAGGGAGAACATCTTTGTAAATATGGCAGCCCAAATTGTCGCCATGACTTGTTGAGtgcactgcccacacacacatcgagaTCTTTGAAGACTGTCCGCCGGGACCATCTCTTAGGAGTCTGAAAGAGTACTCAAGCCTACATCCCATCTGGCTGGTAACTGGAGTAAACATTTGCTTCCTTCCCATAATGACACAGTCTGGGTGATTCTCCGCGCCTCCGTGATTTACTGTAGCTGTTGTAGACAATCCATTGTAGCCTACCTCTGCAAACGTTAGCACTTGTGCTGGCCCTGCATCTGCCACGTCAACTTTATACAGTATTAATCGGGCAACTGGGGactattttatttacatttgacGACTTAAATCTCTACGGACACGTAAATTACACCATTAGCCTAAAATCAATTATGCGTATTGTTGTTGCATTTATACTTGAAGATAGTAGCCTATCCATGCACATGTGATAGCTGTTATAAGAGCCAGGTTGAAGTACGTTGAATAGCCCTGGCCTCTTTTCATATATAAGCTACTGCATGTAAGAGTCTAGGTATGAGTCATCATCAGACAGCAGTCGCCATGGATTCTTTAACTGGATGCAAATTATCCAGGTTACCAGCAGGCTATGTAAATTATGATAATGATGGCTGAAACTGTGTCAGCGCTGCGAGACATAAtgacaaacatgttttaatagACTACAGGCATTTTTATGATAAAGGCAGTAATGTTTTAGCTTTGAAGTAGAATTAATATTACTGTAGGAAATATGGGGAGTGTGGCGGAATTGCCGTTCAGGGTTTTAAACAGAGGGTGACGCTCTACTCAACTTTAACATAGTCACCTTTTTACCTTTTGCTAAAGAAAAACCTTCAGTGTGGTCTATGACTCCCTCTATTGGAGAGTTACATGTAATACATGTGGCAGTATGCATACTTTAATTTGCCCAAATGTTGAATATACTGTGATTGGAAACAGCAATGCAGCAACACAGATACTGGAATCTAACACCACTCCTCTGAAGCCAGTCCTTCACGGTAAAGGAAAATAGAGAGTCAGAAGTTACAAATCTTATAACAGCTTTTTGCAAAGTTTTATGCACATAGGCTGCTTATTAATCGAGAAATTGCGTGATATGATTTAATTTAGTCCTGAAGTAAATTAAGTAGGCCCATGTAGTATGTAAAGCCTATGTTGATACTGGAATTTCTGCGAAAACCAAAACAATTAATCTGATGACAGCCATTCCTGGTCAATGTCactttgcattttgcatttccAAAACTAGTAACTGTACTTCACTTTTCTACAACATTGCAGGGCATCCTTATTTATATTCATGTGATGTACTAGAGTAAAATtgatattcattcatattcatatgaCAATCGTGGGCATCTCCAGCGTGTAGAAGTCAATTGCCAAGTTTGTCCAACCTAAAAGCTAATTTGACATGCACTACTACAGGACATCACAACACTACATCACAATACCACAACTAGGacaaataattatataattatatcagATGACAATAATTACCTATGGTtaccttaataataataataattattattataataataataataatttgtattattatgtttattattagcagcagcagtagcagtagcagtagcagtagcagtagtagtagttgtagtagcagtagtagtagtagtagcagtagcagtagtagcagtagtagtagtagtagtagtagtcgtagttgtagtagcagtagtagtagtagtagtagtagtagtagtcgtagttgtagtagcagtagtagtagtagtagcagtagcagtagtagtagtagtagtagtcgtagttgtagtagcagtagtagtagtcgtagttgtagtagcagtagtagtagtagtagcagtagtagtagtagtagtagtagtagtagtagtagcagtagcagtagtagtagcagtagtagcagtagtagtagcagcagcagtagcagtagaagtagtagctgtaataatagtagtagtagtagtagtagcagtagtaataatagtagtagtagtagcagtagtagctgtaataatagtagtagtagtagtagtagtagcggtagtagtagtaatagtagtagcagtagtagcagtactGTTGTTATTATACAGACACCATTTTAATGAGCTATATATACAAAACTGATAGACAAAACTGTCAGGCTCTGAATTTGGCTGGAGATTAATATTCATGCAGGATGAATGAATATTCGTTAAGAAAAAAGAGGGGGCAGAAGTCAAATATGTCAGGGGGAAAGAGCAGTACAGCGCAAATGCCTCTCAGTGATCTGCTGTTCATAGGTTAGTAGTTGGGTGGACACCTGCCAGGTGGGACTGTAGAGCTGGTTCTTATCGGGGATACAGGTGCCGAGCCATGGAGAGCTTTACACACCCATAATCCAAATATTTATGATCAGTCATACAGACGTTTTTTAtctgttctctttttgtttagattgtttgtttgtttgaacacATTTTATATTCTGTCTTGCTCCTACCACAGTAGGATGCAACTGTGTCTGAGAATAGTGGaacaacatttgtttttaatcaATTTTCTCACTACTCTTATGTGGCTATTTAAAAGCATAACTACATTGAATTTGCAATTGTCCACCTGGTTTTAATGGTCTTTGCTGTAAATCAAAGAACTGATTCTAAATAGATtcctcataaaatatatttttacagTGGGATGGGTGAACAAATTGGCAACAAATTAAGAACTGTAAGACAGCTTAATTTGGTCTGTTTGAGCAAAGAACCAACATGTAGGCTACATCTGCTAAGATGTCTTTCCTTTCCAATGATTCAACATTAACGTATGtagtattttcttttcattttttttccaactGATAACGACAAATTGGGCAATAAATAGGATGTGTGGATaagtaaaaaaaactttatttggaCTAAGTTTAGAACATCCCTGTATTATTGCTGAGACAGACATGCTTTAACGCTAGGGGGCATCATTGTGCAGTTATGCCTTGAATAGAGAAGTTGAAAACGGGGCTCTTCAATTCCAGTCCCTTCTCTGGGAAAGATGGGGTTCCTTAGAGATTTATTCAAGTTCTGATATTAGTTTTGCTGTCTGTCATTTAAGTTATATAGGGTCTTGTGCAGCAAAACGAGTTAGGTAAGTTTTGAGTCCCAGGCCTCTCAGAAACCAATTTTCCACCATTCATTAAAGTAGGCATAGTCAGACACTGAGATGTTCAGGATGTTTAATGGACCTATAGTACACAATATCTCATTGGAAATGTATACATTTCGTATAATGTTCGTATATTCATCAACGTGAATGAATAATAACACTCGAGTTAATAACACTtgagacagaacacagaagcCACATCAGAACATCAACGAAATAAGACAGTgtgaatatttgaatatatatatatatatataaaatacacattTGTCATTGGTTAAGTTCTCGAAGACAAGTAAGGCATTACACTGGGACGACATGCATGGCATCCTTGTGTTTTGAGTTGCACTCAGTGAGTTTGTCTTTTCATGCAAAATGTAGCTGCTCATATCTTATTCACGTCATAGGATTCAAAGACATAAAAGATTACTGTTAATGGACTGGTGACTTCTCCCTCCTAACATAGAAGATGAGATATATCTATAAGAGAATATCTGTATGCTACAAAAGCTCTGTAAACATAAATGTCCCATCATGTACATAAGCACCACGAATGAAATGTCCACTTCTTGAAATCCCTGACCATCGCTTAACGTGATGTCGTGTAGGCGGTAGCGAGGAAACAAAGGCATCTAACGTCATTCAAAGAGTTTTGGTTCGATGAGAACTCCAAAGTGTCTTGGTAAGTGAATGCGTGggctttccctcctctccctcaatACGCTTGAACTTGATTTGGAAGTAGCTGACAGCCATTGTTCACATGGTTCATGACCCTCTGTTTTAGCTGGGCAACTTGCTCCCTGAGTAAACCCGCCGTCGACGCCAGCTCAGTGTTCTGGTTTTTCAGGGATTTCACCTTGTCCTCCAGCCTAGATATCCTCTCCAGCTTCCTCTTACGGCACTTTGAAGCAGCTATTCTGTTACGGAGCCTTTTCCTCTCGGCTTTGATGCGCTCCTGAGTGTCCATGTCGATGGGCGAAAGAGGCGGACTGTCGCCAAAGCTATGAATGTCCGGCACAGTCTGGGGTTCGTCCTTGAGTGACTGGAGTCTTGTCTGCGCTTGTTGCTGCGCGCTAAGGGGATGCGAGGGCGGCGGAGGAAAGGGGATGGTGTCCGTGGAATAATTCACTGTAGTGCCCAGCGGGCTACTTCCATAGGTGTTTAAGTTCGTGTACACCGGTAGGTCGGTCTGTAGGGCTATGGTTGTGCCGGCACTGAGTCGGCTTACGGGAGGCAAGCACGGTCCACCGTTTAATTGGTTCTGCTTGTGAAGGTCTTCCAGAGCTTTCACGAAGCCCTCGGCAAATTCCTGTTCATCGCTCACAGGTGTCTTAGGGTAGACAAACTGAGAGGTCGGTGTCGTCGTGACCATACCGTTAGATTGTATAATCAGCCGCTCCAGCTCCGGCGACGCCAGTTTCAGCAGATCCGGAGAATTCAGAATGCCTTCGGTATCGGGCAGATCCTGCTTCAGGTTGGCATTGCCTTGATCCTCGGAGTTGATATCCTTTTTCATCATGCTGTCTTGAAAGTAAATGCTTGAAATTCCTCGAGTATTATTCAGCACATCATCAGGGTAGAGGGTTGTTTCCATCCTATCCCCTCACATGGAATGTGTGGACCTTCATGCAGAAGTGGTTGATCTTCATTTACCAGTCACGAAGCAGATGGTTCCTTTAAGTGAATCTTTTATCATATAACCTGTAGAATGGTACAATAACCCGTTTTCCGTTGCCGTCtaagcactctctctcaaaaatATGACATATGTACACAGAAAATACTCTTCTATATTCTTATACGATATGTCTACCACGGGCAACGATTTCAGCAATGGGCGTTAATAAGCATCTGGAAGTTTTCTATTCCTAAAAATTCCATTATGTCATTTCAGAGCGCCCAGATTGGCCAAAAATGACGTTTTCTTCCGGTTTAATTTGAATAAGGGGCCGTACTAGCTTTTATCGCCATGGAGAAGTTGGGTAAACTGCAAACAGTGCGGTGCATTGTGGTTTGATGTAATAGAAACGTAGGATGAAATGCGAGTGAGGGTGGGAGAGAACAACCCATTTCTTGGCAGGAAGCGCTTTCGAAAACACACGTTAAGGCGTTTTTTCATTTAATCTATGTTCTCGGAGCCATTTTTAAAAGCATCTGTCTTTTCTGGCGATCATATATTAATTGTGGTGTAATGGAAGCTTTTATATTCAGTTCAGTAACAGTGTACTGCTGCCTTTATCACAAATGATTGGCCT encodes the following:
- the jund gene encoding transcription factor jun-D, producing the protein METTLYPDDVLNNTRGISSIYFQDSMMKKDINSEDQGNANLKQDLPDTEGILNSPDLLKLASPELERLIIQSNGMVTTTPTSQFVYPKTPVSDEQEFAEGFVKALEDLHKQNQLNGGPCLPPVSRLSAGTTIALQTDLPVYTNLNTYGSSPLGTTVNYSTDTIPFPPPPSHPLSAQQQAQTRLQSLKDEPQTVPDIHSFGDSPPLSPIDMDTQERIKAERKRLRNRIAASKCRKRKLERISRLEDKVKSLKNQNTELASTAGLLREQVAQLKQRVMNHVNNGCQLLPNQVQAY
- the LOC116218455 gene encoding uncharacterized protein LOC116218455, producing MHSSCTSDDNAAVLGSGSGCVLHHPAAATQHYGHLCAHDGPSPANGAPVPEGRYGPRSRALPEEEEGGAVLEGPRARRPFTSLMRRGSGEEELERNGGGGGGGGGHVMPRNTQRRVDFYLGPNHCAVLGDCTPRFPQEWDPCYIPPPRWNWPAVEPCWEHCACSRDVRPERERTPPLPPLPPLPPLPSPPCCYSPERRPLSASHAPHQPPPEFRGHPRRREVVHSGMKEPCWECVRAHYWRDRHRPDLIAVDPVCGYNGQYQQALSPVLSYGHEHTYEHQRLSRQTSPEHGTCNGPTLGQRTFFPTEVPPAKLRGPEESGFCRPKSVRGLRRREHESEGQKEKESKSGAVNQQKSQGSVREQIRRVMGDLEEVLGGLKQVHLEMKEVVQQIDVLTTNIDLGGDELSSRTSHEPLLQQQALCHEVKALVHMPADTHPPQEPQPQQQPHGINGHPTPKLSTCHPSITRRGHTPTGDSHRVRALISGHEATKNRSKMNGNCVAPRPPRDRVKDAQRRRIELASLPSSLPANGSTTSVKNHKPQSYPNHNGRAELLHKDLDASVSAVRTAAHQGKGGQLSTAV